Within the Erpetoichthys calabaricus chromosome 1, fErpCal1.3, whole genome shotgun sequence genome, the region ctctccagggtctcctcaacctgctccctactatcgctacaaatcacaatgccatcagcaaacatcatagtccacagggactcctgtctaatatcatctgtcaacctgtccatcaccattgcaaataagaaagggctcagagctgattctTGATGTAATCCCATCATTATAAGCGGTCACAATgcctataatttaaaaaacacaataggCATATTGAACATATCTGAGCTTTGCTACTTTTGATAACTAACCAAATTACTAAACTAGACATATATTGTCAAATGAAAAAGACAGGATTACCAAGAAAGATTGCTGTAAAATATCAAATTTATTTCCATAAAAAGAAAAGTCTAACTGGGGTAGCAGCAGATAAGGATAAAAGCTAAAGAGCACAGCTAGAACTTTGAAAGTTTTAATACAAATCTTGTATGTTTAGAAAGAAAAGCTTAATTCAAGATGAaacaatttatttacagtatgaaacAATCATTAGGCATAAAGAATATACTAAAGTTTGTAGGTTAGTGCAGTGGTTTCCAGACTCATCCTGGGGACcaacctgtggctgcaggtttttgctccatccAGATTCAAAGTCAGTGGTAATAACTGATCTCGTTTAATTAGCTTGTCCTTTTTCCTCTTCACTTTTTCTGCATTCCAAAAACCAGAACAGTATGATTtgtacatttaaaagaaatgtagaAATTTTTCTTAAGCTTCAAATACTTAATTCACTTGTTGTCTTCttattattttgccctttttctgtgcAATATGCTTCCTTCATTGTATTCTAATAATGACAAGCAGagtagacacccaggcaaacaacactgaatgacgAAAGGCTGGAACTATTTCAaaatcagacccactaattagtcaataatggattaaataaccagaacacttgGACTAGCAGAATTAaaattagcatgaatatattgttaaaaagtaaaaaaataaatcccactataactgcttagtacattttaatagaaaattactaaactttgttttgtaatttctacattgaccccatAACACTGAAATTGGCAAATAACAGTTCACTCAATTAAGTTAGgcgttggttggaacaaaaacctgcaactacactgagtccccaggactgagttttgGAACCACTGGCCTATTCATCAATCAAGGATACAACTGTTAACATAAGAGGGGACCTCTAAGCATCAGTTCACTTTAGTGCTtgtgttatttaattgatttgcaCATCTCACCCATGTAATTTGCAGCTTCTTTCTCAGAAGTAGGAATATACAGACACAAAGTGTTTGATGTTTCTGTATGGATTAGTCTGTCTACATAACCTCTTATTTAATTTCTTGGAAGCATGTTTAATTAGTGGATAATTGCAATCAgcagaaaattagaaaaaggcATGTTATCCATTTGTGTTAAATTGAGCAAATTTAAAACCATCAATTAATTTTTATGGGAAGAGGGAGGAAACCTATATACCATAAAGAGTAACTAGATGAGCATTACACTACACAGTAGGTATAGAAGTGGCAGATTTAAAACTACTAAGTCTGTTCTGTTATACAGCACTGGTCTTTTCATCTGAACCAGGCTTTTGGGTGCTTTCTTGCTGTTTTCAATGACATATTTCATTATTATCCTTTATATTTCCCTTTGGCATACTGGAATATCCTTTTCTCGTGGAAGACGTTTTAcataactttctttctttctttcactaaaGTGATGCAGGGCCTATTTTAAGACAAATATCCAAgtaattaatcattattttatttgaataagcAGGTAATGCTTTTAAATACTCATTTAATCCTGCTACATGTGTCTTGCTTTGACCACTCTTGTGgtcatttctttataatttaactGGAATAAATACcaaaactgtaaaatatttgttttttatatgctttttcacttaaatgaaaacaattgctcTCTCTCTGATATTGTTTTACTCTTTACTATGTGTGAGATTCCTTTCGTTCTTAAGAACAAACTTAACACCCAAGTTACTGGTGAACCAATAGTGATTTCAAGTCATCATGCCTAAAATAGTGCAATTTCAATTGAAATTCCTAATTATCGgcttttttaaaacaaagcaaactctGCACCTGCTTCTTTCAGAGAGAATTCAGCCCTGAAATTCTTTCTGTACACCAGTTTACATATTTGTACAGGTGGAGAAGAGCCAAGGCCAGTAAGGTCACACAGGAGGTGTACACTGGGATTTGTACTCTCAgccaacttcataatcattagGTCAGCACAGTCTTATTGCTTACCTAAAGATGTAGTAAATATTTCACTTGTTTACAATAATTTCagcaactgttaaaaataattacttgCCTGTTTTTGCCCCAGTACTGTAGTTTGAAATTTCTGGCACCTTACAACTCCACAAACCATGCTGTACCTGGTCACTTCGagtgtttttgtttgtccattctgcttgtgtctctgtgcctCTTCTCTCGTTCATCACATCCAAAGTTGTGTTCATTAAATTAAATGGTGACTTTGCATCATCTAGAATAACAGGAGTTGACCATGTGCACCATGGGATGGACTGGGCATTCTCTAAAGAAATGAGTTTTGCTTTTTGAATGAGAAAGTACACACATATGATCAATCAGTTGGAactgtcataaaatatatatCAGTGGGGTTCAAATATGAAATCTACCCCCCTGGCTAAGCCTAGGCAAGGAGGTGAAGTCTTTAGTTTGCACATCATACAGGTCTTTTCTAGCAAAATTTCTAGTAGCCTTTTCTATCTTTTGCAGTTAGAACACTAAATACTTTACATTACTGTGTTTAGGAAGGTTATTCTATGCTGATTAGTAAATGGGACTGAAGcggaattctgatttttttttaatgtgtttctaACACTGTAGTACTTTAAGTATAATGGCAGTACCCAAGTGTAATGAtccaaaaataaactttatttctgTAGTATAAGAAGAGCACTTGACGTGTTATCCATTTACAgatattcattaatattttgatcacattcttttttctttctatagGTGGATTTTGAAGATGTGATTGCAGAACCTGAAGGTACCCACAGTTTTGATGGCATCTGGAAGGCGAGTTTtaccaccttcactgtttccaaataTTGGTGCTACCGCCTGCTCACAGTTCTCGTTGGGATCCCTTTGGCTCTGGTGTGGGGAATATACTTTGCCATCCTGTCCTTCATCCACATATGGGCGGTGGTACCATGTGTGAAGAGCTTCCTGATTGATATTCAGTGCATTAGCAGAGTTTACTCCATTTGCATCCACACATTCTGCGACCCCTTCTTTGAAGCCATGGGGAAGGTATTCAGCAGCATCCGTGTCTCCATGAACAAGGAAGTGTAATGAGTCCCTATCCATCCTTGAAGTGGAGAGGACCAGGGCACACTTACCAGCCAACTGGCACTTGAGGATGCAACAAGCTCACTATGGCTTTCCAGTGAGAATTAAATGAACAATGGCAccagaaattggaaaaaaaatagctTAATCAGATTGTATTATGTCGTTTATAACTGCCGACCTGTGTTCTCCTGGGCAGTCTGCACTGTGAGACTgtgctcagtttttttttcactcattCCGTCATTTTACAATGTGCAAAAAGCTGTTTGTTGTTTAATAGTTGTTATATCTgaccaaaaatttttaaaaatgctacgTTCACTTTGATAGCTTACTCATGAGAGTCATTTTGCTGCTGTTAGCAAAAAAttatgtcatggcaagactggcAGCTTTGAGCAGAATGTTCTTCTGCCTGCATTGTGCTGCCAGCTCTGCCGCAAGCTTTTATATCTATTCATTACTGAGTTAGCATGTGCCCTTTTCAGGATTGTTTAAAATCTGTTATGCTGTAAAACTTATATGTGTTGCAGATTTGTGAAAATGTCTGATGATATGTGCACAATTCCTCCAATGACGGTTAAAACACATCTGTGACCTAGTAGAGAAAAATAGGGAATATCAAGCTATAGTAAATAGCTAACATTTATCTAACCCTCCTGTATTTCACTGGTAGCTGtagtttactttttaacaataacaCTACtaaaacatacaatatataccaaatttgtgcatatatatatatatatacatatatatatgccaatatatatatagggtggcacggtggtgcagtggagaGTACTGCTCCTGAGCTTTGGTTTGAATTTTGGCCTGTTCCCTCCCTATgtagagtttgcaggttctccctgtgAGGATTTGGAATGGTTTGACCCCACAGGTTAGGGTTAATTGGGGACTCTAAACTGACCATTGTCAATGACTGTAGAAGTGCATGTGATCATGTTCTGTAATGGACTTATGTCCCACCccagggctgcttcctgcttTAGACCTACCTAATGCTGTTAGAAGACACTCAGGCTTTTCCCAGATGGGAGTACTGAAAATGAATGCACAGATATTTAGTGACGAGTTGTCCTTA harbors:
- the cav1 gene encoding caveolin-1 isoform X1; its protein translation is MTGGHKVGESEGLLYPAFIRDQGNIYKPNNKVMDSDSLNEKSHHDVHTKEIDLVNRDPKHINDDVVKVDFEDVIAEPEGTHSFDGIWKASFTTFTVSKYWCYRLLTVLVGIPLALVWGIYFAILSFIHIWAVVPCVKSFLIDIQCISRVYSICIHTFCDPFFEAMGKVFSSIRVSMNKEV
- the cav1 gene encoding caveolin-1 isoform X2; translation: MDSDSLNEKSHHDVHTKEIDLVNRDPKHINDDVVKVDFEDVIAEPEGTHSFDGIWKASFTTFTVSKYWCYRLLTVLVGIPLALVWGIYFAILSFIHIWAVVPCVKSFLIDIQCISRVYSICIHTFCDPFFEAMGKVFSSIRVSMNKEV